In Endozoicomonas sp. GU-1, one DNA window encodes the following:
- a CDS encoding TnsA endonuclease C-terminal domain-containing protein → MAKKQYGNSEAKNRRWIKEGRGSGRGKDYKPWLTVRDLPSEGRSHRVFGHKSQRTHHLLSDLELAVFLLLEWSTKTTDIREQFPLRLEDTLSVAVEAGIAHPSLRGVNQIMSSDFLVNTSDRINPKFVLQAKYEEAFHDTRTVEKLELERRYWIKKNVPWMLVTEKDIPKVVFQNIGWLYPAQRDELESQTVLERVDFYTHHFYKKPHDPLIEVAKQLDMAYDLPAGQSLLEIRQLMARRSLIFDILIPHTKLKSSDLRVGRAVVSEEVQSVSSQ, encoded by the coding sequence ATGGCAAAAAAGCAGTACGGTAACTCAGAGGCGAAAAACCGGCGATGGATAAAAGAAGGCCGGGGCTCTGGTCGAGGCAAAGATTATAAACCTTGGTTGACGGTCAGGGATTTGCCATCAGAGGGTCGCTCTCACCGTGTCTTTGGTCACAAATCGCAACGAACTCATCACCTTTTATCTGATCTTGAGCTTGCCGTCTTTTTGCTGCTTGAGTGGTCTACCAAAACTACAGATATCAGAGAACAATTTCCTCTTCGTCTGGAAGATACCCTGTCCGTAGCCGTTGAGGCCGGTATTGCCCATCCATCTCTGCGTGGTGTCAATCAGATTATGTCGTCTGATTTTCTGGTGAATACTTCTGACAGGATAAATCCAAAATTTGTGCTTCAGGCAAAGTATGAAGAAGCGTTTCATGACACCAGAACCGTAGAGAAGCTGGAGCTTGAACGTCGTTACTGGATAAAGAAAAATGTTCCATGGATGCTGGTTACTGAAAAAGACATCCCGAAAGTCGTCTTTCAAAATATTGGCTGGTTATATCCTGCGCAACGGGATGAATTGGAAAGCCAAACAGTACTGGAAAGGGTGGATTTCTACACTCACCACTTCTACAAAAAGCCCCATGACCCTCTAATAGAAGTCGCAAAGCAGTTGGATATGGCCTATGACCTGCCAGCAGGGCAATCCCTTTTGGAAATCCGGCAACTCATGGCAAGACGCAGTTTGATATTCGATATCCTTATTCCACATACAAAGCTCAAATCTTCCGACCTCCGAGTTGGTAGAGCCGTTGTGTCAGAGGAGGTACAGAGTGTTTCGAGTCAATGA